The DNA sequence GATGCGCTCGTGGTGGTGGATGACCTCGGCCACGATGAAGTTCAAGAACTTCTCGGCGAACGCGGGGTCGAGGTGGCTCTCCTCGGCGAGAGCGCGGAGCCGGGCGATCTGCTCCTTCTCCCGCTCCGGGTCAGCGGGAGGCAGGCCGTGCTCCGCCTTGAGGGCACCGACCTGCTGCGTGAACTTGAACCGTTCGGCGAGCATGTGGATGACCGCG is a window from the Leifsonia sp. AG29 genome containing:
- a CDS encoding chorismate mutase, whose amino-acid sequence is MPENEDTEAALERLRSIRQSIDNIDAAVIHMLAERFKFTQQVGALKAEHGLPPADPEREKEQIARLRALAEESHLDPAFAEKFLNFIVAEVIHHHERIATENGR